One stretch of Zootoca vivipara chromosome 8, rZooViv1.1, whole genome shotgun sequence DNA includes these proteins:
- the VCPIP1 gene encoding deubiquitinating protein VCPIP1 translates to MSQPPQQHPPQQEQQPVAAPVSKKRDRRIFSGTCPDPKCQARLFFPAHGPLSSGSIECTDCGQRHEQRQLLAVEEVTDPDLVLHNLLRNALLGVSGAGPPRKNTELVKVMGLSNYHCKLLSPILARYGMDKQTGKAKLLTEMNQGDVFDCALLGDRAFLIEPEHVDTVGYGKDRSGSLLYLHDTLEDIKKANNSQECLIPVHVDGDGHCLVHAISRALVGRELFWHALRENLKKHFRENLSRYKALFHDFIDAAEWEDIINECDPLFVPPEGVPMGLRNIHIFGLANVLHRPIILLDSLSGMRSSGDYSATFLPGLIPEEKCMGKDGMLNKPLCIAWSSSGRNHYIPLVGIKGAALPQLPMKLLPKAWGVPQDLIKKYIKLEDDGSCVIGGDRSLQDKYLMRLVAAMEEVFMDKHGIHPSLVADVHQYFYRRTGVIGVQPEDVTAAAKKAVVDNRLHKCLICGALSELHVAPEWLAPGGKLYNLAKSTHGQLRPDKNYSFPLNNLVCAYNPVKDVLVPDYNLSNLTVCNWCHGTLVRRVRNDGSVVYLDGDRTNTRSTGGKCGCGFKHYWEDKEYDNLPEAFPITLEWGGRVVRETVYWFQYESDPSLNSNVYDVAMKLVTKHFPGEFGSEILVQKVVNTILHQTAKKNPDDYTPVNIDGAHARRVDDVQQGQDLESQLPTKIILTGQKTKTLHREELNMSKTERTIQQNIAEQAPIMQKRKTEKLKQAQKVPPRTSSPGAVPDGPSSAPATPIKTPYSPTSTKEKKIRITTNDGRQAMLTLKSTTTFLELQESIAREFNIPPHLQCIRVGFPPKELLPPKEGQENEPVPLLHGDRVTIEILKGKEESSQTASVHSAHAVKLDDVAVTSKIASKEIQEQIDKEMYSLCLLATFMGEDVWSYAKGLPHLFHQGGVFYNIMKKTMGLADGRHCTFPHLPGKTFVYNAAEDRVELCVDVAGHFPVGSDVEDLVKEALSQVRAEASSRSREASPSHGLLKLGSGGVVKKKSEQLHNITAFQGKGHSLGSAAGSQSLHQRAPLSRKQSTSTDFSPSSAKSESSVYTGDSGNSELIRIAPGVGTMRDSRQLDPNLIEAQRKKLQEMVSSIQASMDRHMRDQNTEQSATQDFSQRKLEAASSSIKTRSPQTGLSESFSLSSGSGHLNAETTDSNMSNAVGTTFSTRSKAQKGNSVEEPEEMDSQDAEITNTFEPMDHS, encoded by the exons ATGTCTCAGCCGCCTCAGCAACATCCGcctcagcaggagcagcagccggTGGCCGCGCCGGTCTCGAAGAAGAGGGACCGGCGGATCTTCTCGGGGACTTGCCCGGACCCCAAGTGCCAGGCGCGGCTGTTCTTCCCGGCGCACGGGCCTCTGAGCAGCGGGAGCATCGAGTGCACGGACTGCGGGCAGCGCCATGAGCAGCGGCAACTGCTGGCGGTGGAGGAGGTGACGGACCCGGACTTGGTGCTGCACAACTTGCTGCGGAACGCGCTGCTGGGGGTGAGCGGGGCGGGGCCCCCCAGGAAGAACACCGAGTTGGTGAAAGTCATGGGCCTGTCCAACTACCACTGCAAGCTGCTGTCTCCCATCTTGGCCCGCTATGGCATGGACAAGCAGACGGGCAAGGCCAAGCTCCTGACCGAGATGAACCAGGGGGATGTCTTTGACTGCGCTCTTCTGGGCGACCGTGCCTTCCTAATTGAGCCTGAGCATGTTGACACGGTAGGGTATGGCAAAGACCGCTCTGGCAGTCTTCTCTACTTGCACGACACCTTGGAGGATATCAAGAAGGCCAACAACAGCCAGGAGTGCCTCATCCCGGTCCATGTGGATGGGGATGGCCATTGCTTGGTGCACGCGATCTCCCGGGCACTGGTGGGCAGGGAGCTGTTCTGGCACGCTTTGCGGGAGAACCTCAAGAAGCACTTTAGGGAGAATCTCAGCCGCTACAAAGCCCTCTTTCATGACTTCATTGATGCGGCAGAATGGGAAGACATCATAAACGAATGTGATCCTTTGTTTGTTCCTCCAGAGGGTGTACCAATGGGCCTTCGAAACATCCACATCTTTGGATTGGCCAATGTGCTGCACCGGCCCATCATCCTTTTGGATTCCCTGAGCGGAATGCGTAGTTCAGGAGACTACTCTGCCACTTTTCTACCTGGATTGATACCAGAAGAAAAATGCATGGGAAAAGATGGCATGTTGAACAAACCTCTCTGTATTGCCTGGAGTAGTTCTGGCCGTAACCATTATATTCCTCTGGTTGGGATAAAAGGTGCTGCTTTGCCTCAATTGCCTATGAAATTACTTCCTAAAGCTTGGGGAGTACCTCAGGACCTTATTAAAAAATACATCAAATTGGAAGATGATGGTAGTTGTGTAATTGGGGGTGACAGAAGTTTGCAAGACAAATACTTGATGAGGTTGGTTGCTGCCATGGAAGAGGTTTTCATGGATAAGCATGGCATTCATCCCAGTTTAGTAGCTGATGTACATCAGTATTTCTATAGAAGGACTGGTGTAATAGGAGTTCAGCCTGAAGATGTCACAGCAGCTGCTAAAAAGGCAGTGGTGGACAACCGCCTTCACAAGTGTCTCATTTGTGGTGCCCTTTCAGAACTTCATGTTGCTCCTGAGTGGTTGGCTCCCGGAGGGAAACTGTATAATTTGGCAAAAAGTACTCATGGCCAGCTAAGGCCTGATAAAAATTATAGTTTTCCTCTTAACAATTTGGTATGTGCCTATAATCCAGTTAAGGATGTACTTGTACCTGATTATAACTTGAGTAATTTGACTGTCTGTAACTGGTGCCATGGAACATTGGTGCGTCGTGTCAGAAATGATGGTTCTGTTGTGTATTTGGATGGGGACAGAACTAATACCAGATCGACAGGTGGTAAATGTGGTTGTGGATTCAAGCATTATTGGGAAGATAAGGAATATGACAATCTCCCTGAAGCTTTCCCAATTACTCTTGAGTGGGGTGGGAGAGTGGTGAGAGAGACGGTATACTGGTTTCAGTATGAAAGTGATCCTTCTCTGAACAGCAATGTGTATGACGTTGCAATGAAACTTGTTACCAAGCATTTTCCTGGAGAATTTGGCAGTGAGATTCTTGTCCAGAAAGTTGTCAATACCATTCTACATCAAACAGCCAAAAAGAACCCTGATGATTATACGCCTGTAAACATTGATGGTGCTCATGCCAGAAGAGTTGATGATGTGCAGCAAGGACAAGACTTGGAATCTCAACTTCCAACCAAAATTATTCTTACTGgtcagaaaacaaaaacattgcacAGGGAAGAGCTAAATATGAGTAAAACTGAAAGAACTATTCAGCAAAACATTGCAGAACAGGCACCTATAATGCAGAAACGCAAAACAGAAAAATTGAAACAAGCACAAAAAGTGCCACCTAGAACATCTTCCCCAGGTGCTGTTCCTGATGGGCCATCTTCTGCACCTGCTACACCTATAAAGACTCCTTATTCCCCAACATCTacgaaagagaagaaaatacGCATAACAACAAATGATGGGCGGCAGGCCATGCTCACTTTGAAATCCACAACCACATTTCTAGAACTGCAAGAAAGCATCGCTAGAGAATTTAATATTCCTCCCCATTTGCAATGTATTCGAGTTGGCTTTCCTCCCAAAGAGCTTTTGCCACCCAAAGAAGGGCAGGAAAATGAACCTGTTCCTCTACTGCATGGTGACAGAGTAACTATAGAGATTCTCAAAGGCAAGGAGGAGAGCAGCCAGACCGCTTCAGTTCACTCAGCCCATGCTGTGAAACTTGATGATGTTGCTGTTACTAGTAAAATAGCTTCCAAGGAAATCCAAGAACAAATCGACAAGGAAATGTACTCTCTGTGTCTTCTAGCAACATTTATGG GAGAAGATGTCTGGTCTTATGCAAAAGGACTTCCTCACTTGTTCCATCAGGGTGGTGTGTTCTACAATATAATGAAGAAAACAATGG GTCTGGCTGATGGTAGGCATTGTACTTTTCCACACTTGCCTGGTAAGACCTTTGTGTACAATGCAGCAGAAGATAGAGTGGAACTTTGTGTGGATGTTGCTGGGCATTTTCCTGTGGGCTCCGATGTTGAAGACTTGGTTAAGGAGGCCCTAAGCCAAGTGCGAGCAGAAGCTTCTTCAAGAAGCCGGGAAGCAAGTCCTTCACATGGACTCCTAAAGTTGGGTAGTGGTGGCGTAGTTAAAAAGAAGTCAGAGCAACTTCACAATATAACAGCATTTCAAGGGAAAGGCCATTCTTTAGGAAGTGCAGCTGGTAGCCAATCACTTCATCAAAGAGCTCCACTGTCAAGAAAGCAAAGCACAAGCACAGACTTCAGTCCAAGTTCTGCTAAATCTGAGTCTTCAGTGTACACAGGTGATTCTGGAAACAGTGAGCTAATACGGATAGCTCCTGGAGTAGGAACCATGAGAGACAGCAGGCAGCTTGATCCTAATTTGATTGAGGCACAACGAAAAAAATTGCAGGAAATGGTATCTTCAATTCAGGCTTCAATGGACAGACACATGCGTGATCAGAATACAGAGCAGTCGGCGACACAAGACTTCTCTCAAAGGAAACTGGAAGCCGCAAGTTCATCTATTAAAACAAGGAGCCCTCAGACTGGTTTGTCTGAATCCTTTTCTTTATCAAGTGGCAGCGGACATCTGAATGCAGAAACAACTGACAGTAACATGTCAAATGCAGTGGGAACAACATTCTCTACAAGATCAAAAGCACAGAAGGGAAATTCTGTGGAAGAGCCTGAAGAGATGGATAGTCAAGATGCAGAAATCACTAATACATTTGAGCCAATGGATCATTCATGA